From one Streptomyces spiramyceticus genomic stretch:
- a CDS encoding dioxygenase, protein MPALYLSHGAPPLADDPVWPGQLAAWSAGLPRPRAILMVSAHWEEAPLALGATETVPLVYDFWGFPEHYYRVTYTAPGAPELAESLRKLLRGAGVPVQDVPDRGLDHGAYVPLVEMFPAADIPVLQISMPTLDPQKLMDIGRKLAPLRDEGVLVVGSGFFTHNLAALRHQGGGVPGWSAEFDAWGREALAATDVDALLDFEHKSPAGRLAHPRTEHFAPLFVTLGASEGELETQRHVIDGFWMGLAKRSVQFG, encoded by the coding sequence ATGCCCGCCCTCTACCTGAGCCATGGCGCCCCACCGCTGGCCGACGACCCGGTCTGGCCCGGCCAGCTCGCCGCCTGGTCGGCCGGGCTGCCGCGCCCCCGGGCGATCCTGATGGTCTCCGCCCACTGGGAGGAGGCCCCGCTCGCACTCGGCGCGACCGAGACCGTGCCGCTGGTGTACGACTTCTGGGGCTTCCCGGAGCACTACTACCGGGTGACGTACACCGCGCCCGGTGCACCCGAACTGGCGGAATCCCTACGGAAGTTGCTGCGCGGCGCCGGTGTGCCCGTACAGGACGTCCCGGACCGGGGGCTCGACCACGGGGCGTACGTCCCGCTGGTCGAGATGTTCCCGGCGGCCGACATCCCCGTACTCCAGATCTCCATGCCCACCCTCGACCCGCAGAAGCTGATGGACATCGGGCGCAAGCTCGCGCCGCTGCGCGACGAGGGCGTACTGGTCGTCGGCAGCGGCTTCTTCACCCACAACCTGGCCGCACTGCGCCACCAGGGCGGTGGAGTGCCCGGCTGGTCGGCGGAGTTCGACGCATGGGGGCGCGAGGCGCTGGCGGCGACGGACGTGGACGCGCTGCTGGACTTCGAGCACAAGTCCCCGGCCGGCCGCCTCGCCCACCCGCGCACCGAGCACTTCGCGCCGCTGTTCGTGACGCTGGGGGCGTCCGAGGGCGAGCTGGAGACGCAGCGCCATGTGATCGACGGCTTCTGGATGGGGCTGGCGAAGCGGTCCGTGCAGTTCGGCTGA
- a CDS encoding MarR family winged helix-turn-helix transcriptional regulator: MTTAPRWLSDEEQRTWRAYLQATTLLEDHLDRQLQRDAGMPHVYYGLLVQLAQAPGRRLRMTELAITAKITRSRLSHAVARLERNGWVRREDCADDRRGQNAVLTDEGFEVLKQTAPGHVETVRQAMFDRLTPEQVGQLGEIMRVVADGLQPKTTDADLPWLR, encoded by the coding sequence ATGACGACGGCACCACGCTGGCTCAGCGACGAGGAACAGCGCACCTGGCGTGCATACCTCCAGGCCACCACACTCCTGGAGGACCACCTCGACCGCCAGTTGCAGCGTGACGCCGGGATGCCGCACGTCTACTACGGGCTGCTCGTGCAGCTCGCACAGGCGCCGGGCCGGCGGCTCCGGATGACCGAGCTCGCCATCACCGCGAAGATCACCCGCTCCCGGCTCTCGCACGCCGTCGCCCGCCTCGAACGCAACGGCTGGGTGCGCCGCGAGGACTGCGCGGACGACCGGCGCGGGCAGAACGCCGTACTCACGGACGAGGGCTTCGAGGTCCTGAAGCAGACGGCGCCGGGGCATGTCGAGACCGTCCGGCAGGCGATGTTCGACCGGCTGACCCCGGAACAGGTCGGGCAGCTCGGCGAGATCATGAGGGTCGTCGCCGACGGCCTCCAGCCGAAGACCACGGACGCAGACCTGCCCTGGCTCCGCTGA
- a CDS encoding MFS transporter encodes MPKTADTTPLIPDRLAPDPSRWKALVFIALAQLMVVLDATIVNIALPSAQHDLGISDANRQWVITAYALAFGGLLLFGGRIADLWGRKRTFVVGLLGFAAASALGGAATNEAMMLGSRALQGAFGALLAPAALSLLAVMFTDVKERAKAFGIYGAIAGGGGAVGLILGGFLTEYLNWRWTFFVNIPFAVVAAAGAYFVIREPAGGRNRSPLDIPGVVLSTLGLVALVYGFTRAESDGWASGATIGLFVASAVLLVAFVAVESKVKHPLLPLRVLSERNRGGVYLSLGLAVISMFGLFLFLTYYLQIVKGFSPVKTGFAFLPMIAGMITGSTQIGARLMTRVPPRLLMGPGFLVAALGMLLLTQLEVGSSYAGLILPAQLLLGLGMGTAFMPAMSLSTHGIEPRDAGVASAMVNTSQQVGGAIGTALLNTIAASATTAYVASHAAGATNEQLLQAQAMVHGYASAIWWAVGILVVSAVIALTLINTGRPSATTVASGGGEGAAEDELKIPVVAH; translated from the coding sequence ATGCCAAAAACAGCCGACACCACTCCTCTCATACCGGACCGACTGGCACCGGATCCCAGCCGATGGAAAGCGCTGGTCTTCATCGCGCTCGCCCAGCTGATGGTGGTGCTGGACGCGACGATCGTGAACATCGCCCTGCCGTCGGCCCAGCACGACCTCGGCATCTCCGACGCCAACCGCCAATGGGTCATCACCGCCTACGCCCTGGCCTTCGGCGGCCTGCTGCTCTTCGGCGGCCGCATCGCCGACCTGTGGGGCCGCAAGCGCACCTTCGTCGTCGGCCTCCTCGGCTTCGCCGCGGCCTCCGCGCTCGGCGGCGCCGCCACCAACGAGGCCATGATGCTGGGCTCGCGCGCCCTCCAGGGCGCCTTCGGCGCGCTGCTCGCGCCGGCCGCGCTCTCGCTGCTCGCGGTGATGTTCACCGACGTGAAGGAGCGGGCCAAGGCCTTCGGCATCTACGGCGCGATCGCGGGCGGCGGTGGCGCGGTCGGCCTGATCCTGGGCGGCTTCCTCACCGAGTACCTGAACTGGCGCTGGACGTTCTTCGTCAACATCCCCTTCGCCGTCGTCGCCGCGGCCGGCGCGTACTTCGTCATCCGTGAGCCAGCCGGCGGCCGCAACCGCTCGCCGCTCGACATCCCCGGCGTGGTGCTCTCGACCCTGGGCCTGGTCGCGCTGGTCTACGGCTTCACGCGCGCCGAGTCGGACGGCTGGGCGTCCGGTGCAACGATCGGCCTGTTCGTGGCCTCGGCCGTGCTGCTCGTCGCCTTCGTGGCCGTCGAGTCGAAGGTCAAGCACCCGCTGCTGCCGCTGCGCGTCCTGAGCGAGCGCAACCGCGGCGGTGTGTACCTGTCGCTGGGCCTCGCCGTCATCTCGATGTTCGGGCTCTTCCTCTTCCTGACGTACTACCTCCAGATCGTGAAGGGCTTCTCGCCGGTCAAGACCGGCTTCGCCTTCCTGCCGATGATCGCGGGCATGATCACGGGCTCGACCCAGATCGGCGCCCGCCTGATGACGCGGGTACCGCCCCGCCTCCTGATGGGCCCCGGCTTCCTGGTCGCGGCGCTCGGCATGCTGCTGCTGACGCAGCTGGAAGTTGGTTCGTCGTACGCCGGACTGATCCTGCCCGCGCAGCTGCTGCTGGGTCTCGGCATGGGTACGGCCTTCATGCCGGCCATGTCCCTGTCGACGCACGGCATCGAGCCACGCGACGCGGGCGTGGCATCGGCCATGGTCAACACGTCGCAGCAGGTGGGCGGTGCCATCGGTACGGCGCTGCTGAACACCATCGCGGCGAGCGCCACCACGGCGTACGTCGCCTCGCACGCGGCCGGTGCCACCAACGAGCAGCTGCTCCAGGCACAGGCCATGGTGCACGGCTATGCGAGCGCCATCTGGTGGGCGGTCGGCATCCTGGTCGTCTCGGCGGTGATCGCTCTGACGCTGATCAACACGGGTCGTCCGAGCGCGACGACGGTCGCGTCGGGCGGCGGTGAGGGCGCAGCGGAGGACGAGCTGAAGATCCCCGTCGTCGCACACTGA
- a CDS encoding TetR/AcrR family transcriptional regulator yields MTTDTCNRTAQRRAPRPRADALRNRERIVTAAREMFVEFGPDVPLDEIARRAGVGNATLYRHFPDRAELIHHVVVSVMSRTTDQAQTAATEEADPFDALRRFVHAAADERIGALCPMLSEGFDKDHPELLAERDRLEQAVEGLMGRARQAGRLRDDVAVGDLMVALSQLTRPLPGSACLNFDQFVHRHLQLFLDGLEAPARSVLPGSPATLEDLRRES; encoded by the coding sequence GTGACCACCGACACCTGCAACCGGACCGCACAGCGCCGCGCCCCGCGCCCGCGGGCCGATGCTCTGCGCAACCGGGAGCGGATCGTCACGGCCGCGCGCGAGATGTTCGTCGAGTTCGGGCCCGACGTGCCGCTCGACGAGATCGCCCGCCGTGCGGGCGTCGGCAACGCGACGCTCTACCGGCACTTCCCGGACCGGGCCGAACTGATCCACCACGTGGTCGTCTCCGTCATGTCCCGCACCACGGACCAGGCGCAGACCGCGGCCACCGAGGAGGCCGACCCGTTCGACGCGCTGCGCCGCTTCGTCCACGCGGCCGCCGACGAACGGATCGGGGCGCTGTGCCCGATGCTCTCGGAAGGCTTCGACAAGGACCACCCGGAGCTGCTCGCCGAGCGCGACCGCCTCGAACAGGCCGTGGAAGGCCTCATGGGGCGTGCGCGGCAGGCGGGACGGCTCCGTGACGACGTGGCTGTCGGCGACCTGATGGTCGCCCTCTCCCAGCTCACCCGACCACTGCCGGGCAGCGCGTGCCTGAACTTCGATCAGTTCGTGCACCGGCACCTGCAGCTTTTCCTCGATGGCCTGGAGGCGCCGGCGCGCTCCGTTCTCCCTGGCTCTCCCGCGACCTTGGAGGACCTGCGCCGGGAGTCGTAA
- a CDS encoding M6 family metalloprotease domain-containing protein → MQQTRPRIRRPRRVIGAAFLTGLALTSVTSADSPTLDGTRASAGPSALAERASALASEAAVGPCRLAGTLGVQMSEGIPTPPGFSRSTGDIRALTLMIDFPDAEGEGPALDRFREFFPQTPKWFETSSYGRLRYRPAVPFTDWLRMPLPFEAYGIERGSPYEPGYRSLVADIISAADARVDFAAYDLVNILVTPNAGPSALDTVLSVTFSGNDDAPPADGVPLSNTSFVYSRQDDGSGSYGETGFRVLPHENGHVFGLPDLYTADGGGSVGHWDIMSEDWGANNDLLGWHKWKLGWLDTTQVRCASEPGTTEHVLAPLASPGGDPKLAFIPLTAKTGYAVEVRTQAGNDEAVCKPGVLIYRVDADVDTGQGPITVADSEGDSGGCTQRPNVHAELSDAPFDEGQTFKDRQYGVRISVMEKDAGGNYRVRITRQ, encoded by the coding sequence ATGCAGCAGACCCGCCCCCGGATACGCAGACCCCGCCGCGTCATAGGCGCCGCCTTCCTCACCGGCCTGGCCCTGACGTCCGTGACCTCGGCCGATTCCCCGACGCTCGACGGAACCAGGGCATCGGCCGGCCCGTCGGCCCTCGCCGAGCGGGCGTCGGCCCTGGCCAGCGAGGCCGCGGTGGGGCCCTGCCGACTCGCGGGCACGCTGGGCGTACAGATGTCGGAAGGCATCCCTACACCGCCGGGGTTCTCGCGTTCCACGGGCGACATCCGCGCACTCACCCTCATGATCGACTTCCCGGACGCGGAGGGCGAGGGCCCGGCGCTGGACCGGTTCAGGGAGTTCTTCCCGCAGACGCCGAAGTGGTTCGAGACGAGCTCGTACGGCCGCCTGCGCTACCGGCCCGCCGTGCCGTTCACCGACTGGCTGCGCATGCCGCTGCCGTTCGAGGCGTACGGGATCGAGCGCGGTTCACCGTACGAGCCGGGCTACCGCAGTCTCGTCGCGGACATCATCAGCGCGGCCGACGCCCGGGTGGACTTCGCGGCGTACGACCTGGTCAACATCCTCGTCACGCCCAATGCCGGGCCTTCGGCGCTGGACACCGTCCTGTCCGTCACCTTCTCCGGCAACGACGACGCGCCGCCGGCCGACGGCGTCCCGCTCTCCAACACGTCGTTCGTCTACAGCCGTCAGGACGACGGATCGGGTTCGTACGGCGAGACGGGCTTCCGGGTGCTGCCGCACGAGAACGGCCACGTCTTCGGCCTGCCGGACCTCTACACGGCGGACGGCGGCGGGTCGGTCGGGCACTGGGACATCATGTCCGAGGACTGGGGGGCCAACAACGATCTGCTGGGCTGGCACAAGTGGAAGCTCGGCTGGCTGGACACCACCCAGGTCCGCTGCGCGTCCGAGCCGGGCACCACCGAACACGTCCTGGCGCCGCTCGCATCGCCGGGCGGCGACCCGAAGCTGGCGTTCATACCGCTCACGGCGAAGACGGGTTACGCGGTGGAGGTGCGCACGCAGGCCGGCAACGACGAGGCGGTCTGCAAGCCCGGCGTACTGATCTACCGGGTCGATGCGGACGTCGACACCGGGCAGGGCCCCATCACTGTCGCGGACAGCGAAGGGGACAGCGGCGGGTGCACACAGCGGCCCAATGTCCACGCGGAACTGTCGGACGCGCCGTTCGACGAGGGCCAGACGTTCAAGGACCGGCAGTACGGGGTCCGCATATCGGTGATGGAGAAGGACGCGGGAGGCAATTACCGGGTCCGCATCACGCGCCAGTGA